The following proteins are co-located in the Terriglobales bacterium genome:
- a CDS encoding sugar ABC transporter substrate-binding protein → MKKLRILVSLVSNENEYQREQSRVANDAALRLGVDVQVIYAEGDAINQGQQILEALQAPPTVRPDAVVCHPAGTGLTQVAQAAIAAGVGWAVVNREVDYLSALRSSSKLPSFCITADQREIGRIQSRQMAAFLPQGGLVLYIQGPSGNFSVEERTHGMQTTKPPNVQVRMIRGRFTEDSGYQAVKQWLTLSTSRQTPLDLVCSQNDAMALGARRALEEEKALPENLMFAGCDAAGEIGQDRVRKGILAASIVLPPSAGLAVETFVSAFQSGMQPPEQTVLKPTSFPPVDQLTAKRAAGMNARP, encoded by the coding sequence ATGAAGAAGCTGCGGATTCTCGTTTCGCTGGTTAGCAATGAAAACGAGTATCAGCGTGAGCAGTCGCGAGTAGCCAACGACGCAGCCCTGCGTCTCGGAGTTGATGTCCAGGTAATCTACGCCGAAGGCGATGCGATCAATCAGGGCCAGCAGATTCTTGAGGCCCTCCAGGCACCGCCAACGGTTCGGCCAGACGCGGTAGTTTGCCATCCTGCAGGCACCGGCCTCACGCAAGTGGCGCAGGCAGCCATCGCGGCGGGAGTCGGCTGGGCGGTCGTGAACCGCGAAGTCGACTACCTCAGCGCGCTGCGCTCCTCAAGCAAGTTGCCGAGCTTCTGCATCACCGCCGACCAGCGCGAGATTGGACGCATTCAGTCGCGGCAAATGGCTGCCTTCCTGCCACAAGGCGGACTCGTACTGTATATCCAGGGCCCATCAGGAAATTTCTCCGTCGAAGAGCGCACCCACGGAATGCAAACCACGAAACCGCCGAATGTGCAGGTCCGCATGATTCGCGGACGGTTCACGGAAGATAGCGGCTACCAGGCGGTGAAGCAGTGGCTCACTCTTTCCACATCGCGCCAAACTCCTCTCGATTTGGTCTGCTCCCAGAATGACGCGATGGCCCTCGGGGCGCGCAGAGCGCTCGAAGAAGAGAAGGCTCTCCCGGAAAATCTCATGTTCGCAGGATGCGATGCCGCCGGCGAGATCGGCCAGGATCGCGTCCGCAAAGGGATTCTGGCAGCTTCTATCGTCCTGCCGCCCTCTGCGGGGCTAGCAGTCGAGACCTTCGTCAGTGCCTTCCAAAGTGGCATGCAGCCTCCTGAACAGACCGTGCTGAAGCCCACATCGTTCCCGCCAGTTGACCAACTCACAGCCAAACGAGCGGCTGGTATGAACGCTCGACCCTGA
- a CDS encoding GNAT family N-acetyltransferase has product MSSVTYREAVVADVPALARIRAAEWGSEKHWTERITGYMEGRLHPQKALAPRILFIASHDSEIIGFIAGHLTRRFDCEGELEWIDVIRERRRQGIGSEMVRILARWFAGQDARRVCVDPGNPSARQFYARLNAQNLNQHWMFWPDIDSVLMPSVTRRSSFGC; this is encoded by the coding sequence ATGTCCAGCGTAACCTATCGAGAAGCTGTTGTTGCCGATGTTCCCGCACTCGCTCGCATTCGCGCCGCCGAGTGGGGATCGGAGAAGCACTGGACGGAGCGCATCACCGGATACATGGAAGGCCGACTGCATCCACAAAAGGCGTTAGCGCCGCGCATCCTCTTCATCGCGTCACACGACAGCGAGATCATCGGATTCATCGCTGGACACCTGACTCGCCGTTTTGATTGCGAAGGAGAGCTGGAGTGGATCGACGTGATTCGAGAGCGGAGGAGGCAAGGGATCGGTTCCGAAATGGTGCGAATCCTGGCTCGATGGTTCGCCGGGCAAGATGCCAGGAGAGTCTGCGTCGATCCCGGAAATCCATCCGCTCGACAATTCTATGCGCGGCTCAACGCGCAGAATCTCAATCAGCATTGGATGTTCTGGCCTGATATCGACAGTGTGCTGATGCCGAGCGTGACCAGGCGCTCCAGTTTCGGGTGCTAA
- the sppA gene encoding signal peptide peptidase SppA — MAGERPRTLLWILIGGGAFFLFALVIFSLLYFSVRGNGSFDVGGGEKIAVVDVEGVILQAKPFVEQLKRYGDDSSIKAIILRIDSPGGGAAASQEMYEAVKRVRDQKKKMIVASIQTVGASGAYYIASGANKIYANRASIVGSIGVIAEWVNYGDLLRWAKLKEVLFTAGELKAAGDPAREMTPAERDYLQSLVNEMYGQFIHDVADGRKLKVDYIKPLASGRVWTGEQAIGLKLIDKLGGFQDAVDDTAKAVGIRGEPSLVHPEEKKRTLLDILFGDVTQLLPAQARMLQTNNPSFFYLWR; from the coding sequence ATGGCTGGTGAACGTCCGCGGACACTCCTCTGGATTCTGATCGGAGGAGGAGCGTTCTTCCTCTTCGCACTCGTGATCTTCTCCCTGCTGTACTTCAGCGTTCGCGGCAACGGGAGCTTCGATGTTGGCGGCGGCGAGAAAATCGCCGTGGTCGACGTTGAAGGCGTGATACTCCAGGCCAAGCCGTTTGTGGAACAACTCAAGCGCTATGGAGATGATTCCTCGATTAAGGCAATCATTCTGCGCATCGATTCACCAGGCGGCGGGGCCGCGGCTTCGCAGGAAATGTATGAAGCCGTGAAGCGTGTCCGCGATCAAAAGAAAAAAATGATCGTCGCTTCGATTCAGACGGTCGGAGCCAGCGGCGCGTACTACATCGCCTCCGGCGCGAACAAGATTTATGCGAATCGCGCGAGTATCGTCGGCAGCATCGGCGTAATCGCCGAGTGGGTAAACTATGGCGACCTGCTGCGCTGGGCGAAGCTGAAGGAAGTGCTTTTCACCGCAGGAGAGCTAAAGGCGGCGGGCGATCCCGCCCGCGAGATGACTCCCGCGGAACGCGACTATCTGCAAAGCCTGGTCAACGAGATGTACGGACAATTCATCCACGACGTCGCCGATGGCCGCAAGTTGAAGGTGGATTACATCAAGCCTCTCGCCAGCGGGCGCGTGTGGACGGGTGAGCAAGCAATTGGCCTCAAGCTCATCGACAAACTTGGGGGATTCCAGGACGCCGTAGACGACACGGCAAAAGCGGTGGGCATTCGCGGAGAACCCTCGCTGGTCCATCCAGAGGAGAAGAAGCGCACGCTGCTGGATATTCTTTTTGGCGACGTAACGCAACTGCTTCCCGCTCAGGCGCGGATGCTGCAGACGAATAATCCCAGCTTCTTCTATCTGTGGCGCTGA
- a CDS encoding UvrD-helicase domain-containing protein, whose protein sequence is MDLGKLNPQQREGVEQVNGPVLILAGAGSGKTRVITHRVAHLIDDLGVAPDSILAVTFTNKAAAEMGERVNRLIGHVSVAQPRISTFHSFCVRLLRRDIEALRVNGQGLSKDFAIYDEADQQSLVKAAIRRLGIDDKQLTPRNVLGRISWAKNHMLNPQEVYLKSTDPNTERIAHVYEIYRKELLKANALDFDDLLLEAVRLLKSSGEVRHRYNQRYQYLLIDEYQDTNRPQYELMKLLAGEHHNVCVVGDEDQSIYSWRGADIRNILEFEQDFPEVKIIRLEQNYRSTQNILEGASAVVANNKQRKGKRLWTERQGGTPIYYYEAPDGENEALFAADYISRYLREPDEGEEPRKAAILYRTNSQSRLFEEALRRYGLKYNVVGGFSFYERAEIKDMISYLKLIQNPDDSIAFLRVVNTPARGIGKSTLEVLERLSLETGVSMWIAMEQAIEQKLVPARAVTALSEFKQIIDDARAMLGGTFVEKLAVDTSTQQSAVSNQQEPELEASNDVSLAAQDQAESETSFDFGVNEQHELFAESDEAAFFNALENREEADELLVRTERESQSTENDTGETPRVEGFRAPGGAATLPEVIKFLIDRTGYVKVLEEEASPESFSRIENLQELVNAARDSADRAETLGEFLDHAALVSDTDQYEEGSRVTLMTLHSAKGLEFPLVFLAGMEEGLFPSSRTFLNSEQIEEERRLCYVGMTRAMNTLVLSRARFRRRYGNDLPDVSVPSRFLEEIPPQLMEEIGGSSGSSRRSASAAEYGESRHYSYEDEDQSAGARERFGRSLSPEKNYSTKRTTSGSPYQSIDNIAEFFASRGRKFSRPKIDLPEASGKRGFRPGQRVRHPKYGEGTVYKREGDGDDAKITVQFPQAGLKKLVEKFAQLERV, encoded by the coding sequence TTGGATCTCGGTAAACTCAATCCGCAACAAAGAGAAGGCGTCGAGCAGGTCAATGGACCGGTCCTGATACTGGCCGGCGCCGGCTCCGGCAAGACGCGCGTGATCACCCACCGCGTCGCGCATCTTATTGACGATCTTGGAGTTGCTCCCGATTCGATCCTTGCTGTTACCTTCACCAACAAGGCTGCCGCAGAGATGGGCGAGCGCGTGAATCGGCTCATCGGGCATGTCTCGGTCGCTCAGCCGCGGATTTCGACCTTTCATTCCTTTTGCGTCCGCCTGCTGCGGCGGGATATTGAGGCGCTTCGCGTTAACGGTCAGGGCCTGAGCAAGGATTTCGCTATTTATGACGAAGCCGACCAGCAGTCGCTGGTCAAGGCCGCGATTCGCCGCCTGGGAATTGACGACAAGCAGCTCACTCCGCGAAACGTTCTGGGCCGAATCTCCTGGGCGAAGAACCACATGCTCAATCCGCAGGAGGTCTACCTCAAATCCACCGATCCCAACACGGAACGCATTGCGCACGTATACGAGATTTACCGAAAAGAACTGCTCAAAGCCAATGCGCTGGATTTCGACGATCTATTGCTCGAAGCCGTACGCCTGCTGAAGAGTTCGGGCGAGGTGCGGCATCGTTACAACCAGCGCTATCAATACCTGCTGATCGATGAGTATCAAGACACGAACCGTCCGCAATACGAGCTGATGAAGCTGTTGGCGGGCGAGCATCACAACGTTTGCGTTGTCGGCGATGAAGACCAGTCAATCTACTCGTGGCGTGGCGCCGATATCCGCAACATCCTTGAGTTCGAGCAGGATTTTCCCGAGGTGAAAATCATCCGCCTCGAGCAGAACTATCGCTCGACGCAGAACATCCTCGAGGGCGCATCGGCGGTTGTCGCCAATAACAAGCAGCGCAAAGGCAAGCGCCTCTGGACCGAGCGCCAGGGCGGCACGCCGATCTATTACTACGAAGCTCCAGACGGCGAGAACGAAGCCTTGTTCGCTGCCGACTACATTTCCCGCTATCTGCGAGAGCCAGATGAAGGCGAGGAGCCCCGTAAGGCGGCAATCCTCTATCGCACAAACTCCCAGTCGCGGCTGTTCGAAGAAGCCCTGCGCCGCTATGGCCTGAAGTACAACGTCGTCGGAGGCTTCTCGTTTTATGAGCGAGCCGAGATCAAAGACATGATCTCTTACCTCAAGCTCATCCAGAATCCTGACGACTCAATTGCGTTCCTGCGCGTGGTGAATACTCCAGCCCGCGGAATCGGCAAGAGCACGCTCGAAGTACTCGAACGGCTATCGCTCGAAACCGGCGTGAGTATGTGGATCGCGATGGAGCAGGCGATCGAGCAGAAGCTAGTGCCTGCGCGCGCGGTAACTGCCTTGAGTGAGTTCAAGCAGATCATCGATGATGCTCGCGCCATGTTGGGAGGAACCTTCGTCGAGAAGCTCGCGGTTGATACGAGCACTCAGCAATCAGCAGTCAGCAATCAGCAGGAGCCTGAGCTTGAGGCAAGCAATGACGTGTCGCTGGCAGCGCAAGATCAAGCTGAAAGCGAGACCAGCTTTGATTTTGGCGTAAACGAGCAGCACGAGTTGTTCGCAGAAAGCGACGAGGCAGCATTTTTCAACGCCCTAGAGAACCGCGAAGAAGCTGATGAGCTACTCGTTCGCACCGAACGCGAGTCTCAGTCAACCGAAAACGACACAGGTGAGACACCCAGAGTCGAGGGCTTTCGTGCTCCCGGAGGAGCGGCCACGTTGCCTGAAGTGATCAAATTTCTCATCGATCGCACCGGGTACGTGAAGGTGCTCGAAGAAGAAGCTTCGCCGGAATCATTTTCCCGGATTGAGAACCTGCAGGAATTGGTGAACGCGGCACGCGACTCTGCCGATCGCGCGGAGACTCTCGGCGAGTTTCTCGACCACGCTGCGCTGGTCAGCGATACCGATCAGTACGAAGAGGGCTCGCGGGTTACGCTCATGACGCTGCACTCGGCCAAAGGGCTCGAATTCCCGCTCGTCTTCTTGGCCGGAATGGAAGAAGGCCTCTTCCCCAGTTCGCGAACGTTCCTCAATTCCGAACAGATCGAAGAAGAACGCCGTCTTTGCTATGTCGGCATGACGCGTGCGATGAATACGCTCGTCCTTAGTCGCGCGCGCTTTCGCCGCCGCTACGGAAACGATCTGCCGGATGTAAGCGTCCCATCACGATTTCTCGAAGAGATTCCACCGCAGTTGATGGAAGAGATCGGCGGAAGCTCCGGCAGCAGTCGTCGCAGCGCTTCCGCGGCGGAGTACGGAGAGAGCCGCCATTACAGCTACGAGGATGAAGATCAGAGTGCTGGTGCCCGAGAGCGCTTCGGGCGCTCGCTGTCGCCGGAGAAGAATTACTCAACCAAGCGCACGACCTCTGGCTCTCCTTATCAATCGATCGACAACATCGCCGAGTTTTTCGCTTCGCGGGGCAGGAAGTTCTCGCGTCCGAAGATCGACCTTCCCGAAGCTAGTGGCAAGCGCGGATTCCGCCCCGGACAGCGCGTGCGTCATCCGAAGTATGGCGAAGGCACCGTCTATAAGCGCGAGGGCGACGGAGACGACGCGAAGATTACGGTACAATTTCCGCAAGCCGGACTGAAGAAGCTGGTAGAAAAGTTCGCGCAGCTTGAACGAGTGTGA
- a CDS encoding mannose-1-phosphate guanylyltransferase: protein MSSKSPHFYPVILAGGSGTRFWPRSRRKMAKQVLNLDGDQSMIQQTVARLLPLADENNFWVITNTHIFEVISGQLKKVPRKQIVSEPVARNTAPAIGLAAFLLDRHDPEAVIGMFPADHVIKDEKLFRKIVSEAIELAEAGDNMVVMGIKPNRPETGYGYIEAGEKLGDDLFRVRRFTEKPNQQRAEEFLTAGNYYWNSGMFVWSAKTLVNAMRDHLSETAPYLEEIAAAWGTSKFQSIFEHLYEKCENISIDYAVLEPRSAKGEHSSNLYCLRADFGWNDLGSWAALFEHQLAQGKNGAGANVIDAEDHYVLNAEGNYVYAPKKFVAAVGVKNIVVVETEDAILVTTREHSQDVGKVVKHLADKKLTKLI from the coding sequence ATGAGCTCCAAAAGCCCACATTTCTACCCCGTAATCCTCGCTGGAGGCAGCGGCACGCGATTTTGGCCGCGCAGCCGACGCAAAATGGCAAAGCAAGTCCTGAACCTCGACGGCGACCAATCGATGATCCAGCAAACGGTCGCGCGCCTGCTGCCATTAGCCGACGAAAACAATTTCTGGGTTATCACCAACACGCACATCTTTGAAGTCATCAGCGGCCAGCTCAAGAAGGTTCCGCGCAAGCAAATCGTCTCCGAGCCCGTGGCGCGCAATACAGCTCCCGCGATCGGCCTGGCGGCCTTCTTACTCGATCGCCATGATCCCGAGGCCGTGATCGGCATGTTTCCCGCCGACCACGTCATCAAAGACGAGAAGCTCTTTCGCAAGATCGTCTCGGAAGCTATCGAACTAGCTGAAGCCGGCGACAACATGGTGGTGATGGGCATCAAGCCGAATCGTCCCGAAACGGGATACGGATACATCGAAGCGGGCGAGAAGCTGGGCGATGATCTTTTTCGTGTTCGCCGTTTTACCGAGAAGCCAAATCAGCAGCGCGCAGAAGAATTCCTAACTGCCGGCAATTATTACTGGAACAGCGGCATGTTTGTCTGGTCGGCGAAGACGCTAGTCAATGCTATGCGAGATCATCTTTCCGAGACCGCGCCATATCTGGAAGAGATCGCCGCAGCGTGGGGCACGTCGAAGTTCCAATCGATCTTCGAACATCTGTACGAAAAGTGCGAGAACATCAGCATCGATTACGCGGTGCTGGAACCGCGATCGGCAAAAGGTGAACACTCATCGAACCTCTACTGCCTGCGCGCAGATTTCGGCTGGAACGATCTCGGCTCGTGGGCTGCGCTTTTCGAGCATCAGCTTGCTCAGGGTAAGAACGGCGCCGGAGCAAACGTTATCGATGCTGAAGATCACTACGTCCTAAATGCGGAAGGAAATTACGTCTACGCGCCGAAGAAGTTTGTCGCCGCAGTGGGCGTGAAGAACATCGTGGTAGTGGAGACCGAAGATGCCATCCTCGTCACTACGCGCGAGCATTCGCAGGACGTGGGTAAGGTCGTGAAGCACCTCGCCGACAAGAAGCTCACCAAACTGATTTAG
- a CDS encoding alpha/beta family hydrolase, producing MTNVWIFGTFIVNNAGEAMQQYETICEQAAGYPSVRGFLHRATSGSDGLVLTHGAGGNCNSPLLAAMAQNLSQNGISVLRCELPFRQQRPYGPPLRTAEVDQQGLRRAVEVLRTIVSGRVFLGGQSYGGRMATMLAAQEHSVTDGLLLLSYPLHPPNKPQQLRTGHFPQIRTRCLFVHGSQDPFATCEEIQSALKLIPVQTMLLSIEGTGHELVSKKNSDVGRLDGATLAERITSKVFEIWNR from the coding sequence ATGACAAACGTTTGGATCTTCGGAACATTCATCGTGAATAATGCAGGTGAAGCAATGCAGCAGTACGAAACAATTTGCGAGCAAGCCGCTGGCTATCCGAGTGTCCGAGGCTTTCTTCATCGCGCCACTAGCGGCAGCGACGGTCTGGTTCTTACCCACGGAGCCGGAGGGAATTGCAATTCACCGTTGCTGGCGGCGATGGCCCAGAATCTATCCCAAAATGGCATCTCTGTGCTTCGCTGCGAGCTTCCTTTTCGCCAACAGCGTCCGTACGGTCCTCCGCTCCGCACCGCGGAAGTCGATCAGCAGGGATTACGGCGAGCGGTGGAAGTATTGCGGACCATCGTGAGTGGTCGCGTTTTTCTCGGCGGCCAGTCGTATGGTGGGAGGATGGCAACAATGCTTGCGGCGCAAGAACATTCCGTTACTGATGGATTGTTATTGCTCTCCTATCCTCTGCATCCGCCGAACAAACCTCAACAGCTACGTACGGGGCACTTTCCTCAAATTCGCACGCGGTGCTTGTTCGTGCATGGAAGTCAAGATCCCTTCGCCACATGCGAAGAAATCCAGTCTGCATTGAAACTGATCCCTGTTCAGACCATGCTTTTGTCGATTGAAGGCACAGGTCACGAGTTGGTGTCGAAAAAGAACTCGGATGTGGGACGTCTGGATGGTGCAACTCTGGCCGAGAGAATCACCTCAAAGGTGTTCGAGATTTGGAATCGTTGA
- a CDS encoding acyloxyacyl hydrolase: MVSRLAVFFLIFLIAELAPAQSAPSPANFRTDAFHEGGNEYEVWSGYSPSSLQWIGKSEGRRLFMAGFGWRRVILASNSVAWKFTVDTVPIALVSQPTIVLNQIGTFQGQTFTCGGPLTQETVQEPSASDISPCFHPGRRVTRGIGLEPVGFDFNFRRRHRFQPVVGINGGFLKFTRDVPVADSNSFNFTFSLRGAIQIFTNESHSITIGYRFHHISNANTGNPFNPGIDSNFIYAGCSFHK; the protein is encoded by the coding sequence ATGGTTAGCCGTCTGGCTGTTTTCTTCCTGATATTCCTGATTGCTGAATTAGCTCCCGCGCAAAGCGCACCATCGCCCGCGAATTTTCGAACCGATGCCTTTCATGAAGGTGGAAACGAATATGAGGTCTGGTCTGGTTATTCGCCGAGCTCGCTGCAGTGGATCGGTAAGAGCGAAGGTCGGAGGCTGTTCATGGCGGGATTCGGCTGGCGTCGTGTGATTCTCGCAAGCAATTCCGTCGCCTGGAAGTTCACCGTCGACACTGTTCCGATCGCCTTGGTTTCTCAACCTACGATCGTCCTCAATCAAATCGGCACGTTTCAGGGTCAAACCTTTACGTGTGGCGGCCCACTTACCCAGGAAACTGTTCAAGAACCGTCGGCTTCAGATATCAGTCCGTGTTTCCATCCCGGACGACGCGTCACACGCGGTATTGGTCTGGAACCTGTTGGATTCGACTTTAATTTTCGTCGACGCCACCGTTTTCAGCCGGTGGTTGGAATCAATGGCGGATTTCTGAAGTTCACGCGCGATGTGCCGGTAGCAGATTCAAATTCATTCAATTTCACATTCTCCCTGCGCGGTGCCATACAAATCTTCACCAACGAATCGCATTCGATCACAATCGGCTATCGCTTTCACCACATCTCGAACGCCAACACCGGCAACCCGTTCAATCCGGGAATCGATTCGAATTTCATCTACGCTGGATGTAGCTTTCACAAGTGA
- a CDS encoding EamA family transporter, which produces MATLTQIPSDVRQPDKHRLQVGTSFGLVYLFWGSTYLAIAIGVRHFPATVLGALRFPIAGVLMLGWCLATGKKVSISKGDALRLLLVGVLLLTGGNVVLAWTEQYINSGLAAMIVAVVPIWVALIEMLIGGDRLNRLGWTGLLLGIGGLLALLWPNITTGTAIGKRDLAVCLVLVLGSLSWATGSVLSRRFTLGIGPFAATGWEMLFSGIVNALLAFSLRDFRHADWSLSGWLAILYLVVFGSLVGFTAYIWLLEHVPTPKVATYAYVNPAVAVFLGWLFRGEHIDRYMVIGMIVIIGAVVLVTTSKLRSKPHVTEQNSVCQATAD; this is translated from the coding sequence ATGGCTACGCTGACCCAAATCCCGTCGGACGTTCGGCAGCCAGACAAGCACCGCCTGCAGGTTGGGACCAGTTTCGGCCTGGTTTACCTCTTTTGGGGATCAACTTACCTCGCGATAGCCATCGGCGTGCGTCACTTCCCCGCGACGGTGCTCGGTGCCCTGCGCTTCCCAATTGCTGGAGTGCTGATGCTCGGGTGGTGTCTGGCCACAGGAAAAAAAGTCTCAATCTCGAAGGGCGATGCCCTGCGGCTGCTGCTCGTAGGAGTGCTTCTGCTGACTGGCGGGAACGTGGTGCTGGCCTGGACCGAGCAGTACATCAACAGCGGTCTGGCGGCGATGATTGTTGCTGTCGTCCCAATCTGGGTCGCGCTTATTGAAATGCTGATCGGCGGAGATCGCCTCAATCGGCTGGGATGGACGGGCTTGCTGCTGGGGATCGGCGGCCTCCTTGCTCTGTTGTGGCCGAACATAACCACCGGGACGGCAATTGGCAAACGCGATCTCGCCGTTTGCCTGGTTCTCGTGCTCGGATCGTTGAGTTGGGCGACAGGGTCGGTTTTGTCCCGCCGTTTCACTTTGGGAATCGGGCCTTTCGCCGCAACCGGATGGGAGATGCTCTTCTCCGGCATCGTGAACGCCCTGCTGGCGTTTTCATTGCGCGACTTCCGCCATGCCGATTGGTCCCTCTCCGGCTGGCTGGCGATTCTGTACCTCGTAGTTTTTGGTTCGCTAGTCGGGTTCACCGCATACATCTGGCTGCTCGAGCATGTGCCGACGCCGAAAGTTGCGACCTATGCATATGTGAATCCGGCTGTGGCAGTTTTTCTCGGATGGCTTTTCCGCGGGGAGCACATCGATCGCTACATGGTGATCGGAATGATTGTCATCATTGGCGCAGTTGTCCTCGTAACCACTTCCAAGCTGCGCTCGAAACCACATGTGACGGAGCAAAACTCCGTTTGCCAGGCCACCGCCGATTAA
- a CDS encoding response regulator: MAENHFVILCVDDEPAVLKPMEIMLQRRGFHVVSAKDGASAFELFKQIKFNAVILDYGLPGMSGGEVARLLREENPAIPIILHTGYKEIHDPLLEHVTCTLPKGSLAFLVTKLNDVLHLPQTAPEQPEEVADQSENASANVA; this comes from the coding sequence ATGGCCGAGAACCACTTCGTGATTTTGTGCGTCGATGATGAACCTGCCGTTCTCAAGCCGATGGAGATCATGCTGCAGCGGCGGGGGTTCCATGTCGTGTCGGCCAAGGATGGCGCCTCCGCTTTCGAGCTGTTTAAGCAGATCAAGTTCAACGCTGTGATCCTCGACTACGGTTTGCCCGGAATGTCCGGCGGAGAGGTTGCGCGACTCCTGCGCGAGGAGAATCCAGCAATTCCGATCATCCTGCATACCGGCTACAAGGAGATTCACGATCCCCTGCTTGAGCACGTCACCTGCACTCTGCCCAAAGGAAGTCTGGCATTTCTGGTCACGAAGCTGAATGACGTACTCCATTTGCCGCAGACCGCGCCAGAGCAGCCGGAGGAAGTGGCTGACCAGTCGGAAAATGCCTCAGCGAATGTGGCGTAG
- a CDS encoding acetyl ornithine aminotransferase family protein has product MATETMTRPAETKSALPKITGTLPGPNAKRIIAEDNRLISPSYTRSYPLVVKRGRGAIIEDVDGNEFLDFSAGIAVTSTGHCHPEVVGAIQRQAGELIHMSGTDFYYESMTQLAERLSRVAPMKGPHKFYFGNSGTEAIECALKLARYHTKRQGVLAFYGAFHGRTMGSLSLTASKPQQRRRFAPLVPGVTHVPYPYTYRFGEGNSERDYGLACAKFIEERLFKTTVPPEELAAIFVEPIQGEGGYVPAPREFLRELRRICDEHGIMLVADEVQSGAGRTGKWWAIEHAGVEPDVVCIAKGIASGMPLGITMTRANVMDWVPGSHASTFGGNPVAIAAALASMDVIERQGLSNAAKLGDKMKQRMLSWVPNHPMVGDVRGKGLMLAVEIVKDKQSKTPVSKERDHIVDLAFENGVLLLGCGETSIRLSPPLIISEQQADYALDVLERCISQVEG; this is encoded by the coding sequence ATGGCCACCGAAACCATGACCCGTCCGGCAGAGACTAAATCTGCTCTGCCCAAAATCACAGGCACTTTGCCCGGCCCGAATGCCAAGCGCATCATCGCTGAGGACAACCGCCTCATCTCGCCCAGCTATACGCGCTCTTATCCGCTAGTGGTAAAGCGCGGACGCGGCGCCATCATCGAGGACGTCGATGGAAACGAGTTTCTCGATTTTTCCGCCGGCATTGCGGTGACTTCCACTGGACATTGCCATCCCGAGGTTGTCGGCGCAATTCAGCGACAGGCGGGCGAGCTGATCCACATGTCCGGCACCGACTTTTACTACGAGTCGATGACGCAGCTTGCCGAGCGGCTGAGCCGCGTGGCTCCGATGAAAGGTCCGCATAAGTTTTACTTCGGGAACTCTGGAACCGAAGCCATCGAGTGCGCGTTGAAGCTGGCGCGCTATCACACCAAGCGTCAGGGCGTGCTCGCTTTTTATGGAGCATTCCACGGCCGCACCATGGGATCACTGTCGCTAACGGCCTCAAAGCCGCAGCAGCGCCGCCGGTTCGCTCCGCTCGTGCCCGGCGTGACTCACGTTCCTTACCCCTACACCTATCGCTTCGGTGAAGGTAACAGCGAGCGCGACTACGGGCTGGCCTGCGCGAAGTTCATCGAAGAGCGCTTGTTCAAGACGACGGTTCCTCCGGAAGAGCTCGCTGCAATTTTCGTTGAGCCTATTCAGGGCGAGGGCGGCTATGTTCCCGCTCCTCGAGAGTTCTTGCGCGAGCTGCGCCGCATCTGCGACGAGCACGGCATAATGCTCGTCGCCGACGAGGTCCAATCAGGCGCCGGCCGCACGGGAAAGTGGTGGGCGATCGAGCACGCTGGAGTCGAGCCTGACGTCGTTTGCATCGCGAAAGGCATTGCGTCAGGAATGCCGCTCGGTATCACGATGACCCGCGCCAACGTGATGGATTGGGTTCCGGGTTCGCACGCGTCGACCTTCGGCGGCAATCCGGTAGCTATCGCCGCCGCGCTCGCCAGCATGGATGTGATCGAACGCCAGGGTCTCTCTAATGCTGCCAAGCTCGGCGACAAGATGAAGCAGCGCATGCTGAGCTGGGTGCCAAACCATCCGATGGTCGGCGATGTCCGCGGCAAGGGACTGATGCTCGCAGTCGAAATCGTGAAGGACAAGCAGAGCAAAACGCCGGTTTCGAAAGAACGCGATCATATTGTGGATCTCGCCTTCGAGAATGGCGTCCTGCTGCTTGGCTGCGGAGAGACCTCGATCCGCTTGTCGCCTCCGCTGATCATCAGTGAGCAGCAGGCCGATTACGCTCTCGATGTACTCGAGAGATGCATCAGCCAGGTGGAGGGCTAG